The Ancylothrix sp. D3o genome window below encodes:
- a CDS encoding retropepsin-like aspartic protease produces MKRFWKVALSIGFLSTGTLTLISLPNFAQTPTPPAGEAILEEVVNCVKNSISPEQTGSLEAIETASTQCIFKVVMLAPDGSIRRDAKERMIAIVKTTGITLPQPSSQGQATITMQPVPEQKLLTVPVNLGGKPASFLLDTGASNSVVDAKIVEQLNVKGTPIPKELLAFMVVGENCAEINATIHPLPVLAVEAAKVEGVTGMALPQTAIPAKVGGVLGMDFISGFDMILNPKTLELQFLPSTTPTSDAIPLTGNMGIMTAEVKINGQGPFTFLIDTGAEMMVLSDKVAPKISLDLSKAEPIEVKGFCGKEMGKKMALEQFSIQQYQTQNLEAVVLESKVLQFLGVDGIVGQNFLNQYQQHWRFGKRNQLGYPDVGSLSLTRL; encoded by the coding sequence ATGAAACGTTTCTGGAAAGTTGCCCTAAGCATTGGTTTTTTATCCACCGGCACTCTGACTTTAATCAGTCTGCCGAATTTTGCTCAAACGCCAACTCCTCCTGCCGGTGAAGCAATTTTAGAAGAAGTTGTAAACTGCGTTAAAAATAGCATTTCTCCTGAACAAACCGGCTCGCTTGAAGCCATAGAAACTGCTTCTACCCAATGTATATTTAAAGTTGTAATGTTAGCCCCCGATGGCAGTATTCGCCGCGATGCAAAAGAGCGAATGATTGCTATTGTAAAAACAACGGGAATTACTTTACCGCAACCTTCCAGTCAGGGACAAGCAACTATCACAATGCAGCCTGTTCCTGAGCAAAAATTGTTAACTGTGCCGGTGAATTTAGGCGGAAAACCGGCCAGTTTTTTACTTGATACCGGCGCTTCTAATTCTGTTGTGGATGCGAAAATTGTTGAGCAATTGAATGTGAAAGGAACCCCCATTCCTAAAGAGTTATTAGCGTTTATGGTGGTGGGCGAAAATTGTGCAGAAATAAACGCAACAATTCACCCGTTGCCGGTGTTAGCGGTGGAGGCGGCAAAAGTTGAAGGTGTGACGGGAATGGCATTACCACAAACTGCCATTCCTGCGAAGGTTGGGGGGGTTTTGGGAATGGATTTTATCAGCGGTTTTGATATGATTTTAAACCCTAAAACTTTGGAATTGCAATTTTTACCTTCAACAACTCCCACATCAGATGCCATTCCCCTCACAGGAAATATGGGAATTATGACGGCAGAAGTTAAAATTAATGGTCAGGGGCCCTTTACTTTTTTAATAGACACCGGCGCTGAAATGATGGTGCTTTCTGATAAGGTTGCCCCAAAAATTTCCCTTGATTTATCAAAGGCTGAACCGATAGAAGTAAAGGGTTTTTGCGGCAAAGAAATGGGTAAAAAAATGGCCTTAGAACAATTTTCTATCCAGCAATATCAAACTCAAAATCTGGAAGCTGTGGTGTTAGAAAGTAAGGTGTTACAGTTTCTTGGTGTTGATGGCATTGTCGGGCAAAATTTCCTCAATCAATATCAGCAACATTGGCGTTTTGGTAAGCGTAATCAATTGGGTTATCCTGATGTGGGGAGTTTGTCTTTGACTCGTTTATAA
- a CDS encoding type II toxin-antitoxin system HigB family toxin — translation MTNSSQTEIILRYLSSVQQLPHSFIDIDEISLCKLKLKEMHLISIRNLRAAANQYPDVKKQIDDWYANVKQAEWQNLEDVRQIYRDAEAVGNFTGFNIKGNDYRLIVGINYEKQTVYYKYFLTHAEYDKNKWKNDDYF, via the coding sequence TTGACAAATTCCTCTCAAACTGAGATAATATTAAGATATCTATCCTCAGTCCAGCAACTTCCTCACAGTTTTATTGATATTGATGAGATTTCTTTATGCAAATTAAAATTAAAAGAAATGCACTTAATATCGATTCGCAATCTACGGGCGGCTGCTAATCAGTATCCCGATGTCAAAAAACAAATTGATGACTGGTATGCAAATGTTAAGCAAGCAGAATGGCAAAATTTGGAGGATGTTCGCCAGATTTACCGAGATGCTGAAGCGGTAGGAAACTTCACCGGTTTTAATATCAAAGGCAATGATTATCGCCTGATTGTTGGGATTAACTACGAAAAGCAAACTGTTTACTACAAATATTTCCTTACCCACGCTGAATACGACAAAAATAAATGGAAAAATGACGATTACTTTTGA
- the hpsO gene encoding hormogonium polysaccharide biosynthesis glycosyltransferase HpsO — translation MKVLVVSHTYIVDLNRQKLRILASLEPGIEVIVVVPRRWKPGGVQNQVIETQFLDEGNFKVVPVSNFSQNHQGLLTFGADLIKLLRDFQPQIIQVEQGSRSLAYAQLITLNRLLNLQAKNVFFTWWNLPYQLKFPISWLESYNLQHTDGLIAGNQDAAEILQKRGYKGAVKVMPQLGVDETLFCPQPQPELRQQLGIKENDFVVGFVGRFVEEKGLLTLAKTLTMLSKYEWKWLLVGRGELQETLIIWAKENNLESRLIFVESVPHEQVSRYINLMNVLVLPSQTTEKFKTLTAVGWKEQFGHVLIEAMACGVPVIGSNSGEIPNVIENAGFIFPEGNAEALKTCLLELIKSPEIARNVAERGYKRAINYYTNKSLAQQQLNFYKSLF, via the coding sequence ATGAAAGTTTTGGTTGTCAGTCACACTTATATTGTTGATCTTAACCGCCAAAAATTGCGAATTTTGGCAAGTTTGGAACCGGGAATTGAAGTGATAGTTGTGGTACCGCGCCGGTGGAAGCCTGGGGGGGTGCAAAATCAGGTAATTGAAACGCAATTTTTAGACGAAGGTAATTTTAAAGTGGTGCCGGTTTCTAATTTCAGCCAAAATCATCAAGGTTTATTAACTTTTGGGGCAGATTTAATTAAGTTGTTGCGAGATTTTCAACCGCAAATTATCCAAGTTGAACAAGGTTCAAGATCGCTTGCTTATGCCCAGTTAATTACTCTCAACCGGCTGTTAAATCTTCAGGCTAAAAATGTATTTTTTACATGGTGGAATTTGCCTTATCAATTAAAATTTCCGATTTCTTGGTTGGAATCTTATAATTTGCAACACACGGATGGATTAATTGCCGGTAATCAGGATGCAGCGGAAATTTTGCAAAAACGCGGTTACAAAGGCGCTGTAAAAGTGATGCCACAGTTGGGGGTAGATGAAACATTATTTTGCCCCCAACCTCAGCCAGAATTACGTCAGCAGTTAGGAATTAAAGAAAATGATTTTGTTGTCGGTTTTGTGGGGAGATTTGTTGAAGAAAAAGGCTTATTAACTCTTGCTAAAACCTTGACAATGTTGAGTAAGTATGAATGGAAATGGTTATTAGTCGGGCGTGGTGAGTTGCAGGAAACTTTGATAATTTGGGCAAAAGAAAATAATCTCGAAAGTAGGTTAATTTTTGTGGAAAGTGTACCCCATGAACAAGTTAGCCGGTATATTAATTTAATGAATGTGTTAGTGTTGCCATCGCAAACTACCGAGAAGTTTAAAACTTTAACGGCGGTGGGGTGGAAAGAGCAATTTGGTCATGTTTTAATTGAGGCAATGGCTTGTGGGGTTCCGGTGATTGGGTCTAATTCTGGGGAAATTCCTAATGTAATTGAAAATGCCGGTTTTATTTTTCCAGAAGGCAACGCAGAAGCGCTTAAAACTTGCTTACTTGAATTGATAAAAAGCCCGGAAATCGCTAGAAATGTTGCTGAAAGAGGTTATAAACGGGCCATAAATTATTATACTAATAAATCTCTCGCTCAACAACAATTAAACTTCTATAAAAGCCTGTTTTAA
- a CDS encoding FHA domain-containing protein, translated as MGNQLTLEWKECGAVKFHVIDDRHSSKNPGTVRLGRDPNKCDIVLANPTVSGLHIEIFFNEQDNKFWLRNLRESNPPVVDQKRLISGEVPLDEDSVIYLGDLQLVVKTISVDCTIAPTILVPPPVPGISPSKSPQISPQSSPQISVAATKPPSNNYGLECPCCHRVSPYERLDLGCPWCGTSLAAAHSVVMP; from the coding sequence ATGGGGAATCAATTAACTTTAGAGTGGAAAGAGTGCGGTGCGGTGAAATTTCATGTTATTGATGACCGGCACTCAAGTAAAAATCCGGGTACTGTTCGTCTTGGACGCGATCCAAATAAGTGCGATATCGTGCTGGCTAACCCAACGGTTTCGGGGCTGCATATTGAGATTTTTTTTAATGAGCAAGATAATAAGTTTTGGCTGCGGAATTTGCGGGAAAGTAACCCGCCGGTTGTTGATCAAAAGCGTTTGATTTCGGGGGAAGTTCCGCTGGATGAAGATAGCGTGATTTATTTGGGAGATTTGCAGCTAGTTGTAAAGACAATTTCTGTGGATTGTACGATTGCGCCGACAATTTTAGTTCCGCCGCCGGTGCCGGGAATATCTCCCTCAAAATCTCCCCAAATATCTCCCCAATCATCTCCTCAAATATCGGTGGCGGCTACTAAACCTCCGAGTAATAATTATGGCTTAGAGTGTCCTTGTTGTCATCGCGTTTCGCCTTATGAACGTTTAGATTTAGGATGTCCTTGGTGTGGAACTTCTCTGGCGGCGGCTCATAGTGTGGTTATGCCATGA
- a CDS encoding cation:proton antiporter encodes MPTVVLVLVEVLIVIAFSRLMGIGFRWLKQPLVIGEIVAGIMLGPSLFGLIAPDLAGFLFPAKTLPFLDVLSEVGLIFFMFLIGLELDPKYLKGNLDIAILTSHVSILTPFSLGSLLALGLYPLVSNSSVSFTAFALFLGAAMSITAFPVLARIITENNLQGTRLGTLALTCAAVDDVTAWCLLAVAIAVTRTNSFVGALPTIFEALLYIGFMFTVGRWVAAKFGKYYKRTGRLTQFMLAGIYITVVASALITELIGIHLIFGAFLVGSVMPKTGNLTRDIAEKTEDFVLIFLLPIFFAYSGLRTEIGLLNRPELWLLCGAVLAVAIIGKYVGTYVAARVCGIEEREASALGWMMNTRGLTELIVLNIGLNFGVISPLLFTMLVIMALVTTFMTSPLLEWTYPKHLIKLDMVEPQQGEVEPSYQVLVPVANPRTQKGLLQLALGIAGNKLQLAAVYPLSLIELEEDYLFQSMPIEADRLIRERHQRLDELIATLEPPEMREVVRPIVRISNDVARETSLISKNDQVDLILVGWHRPAFTQNRLGGRVGQILSSAPVDVAVFVDRGHNRLNSLLVPYSSNNHDDLAFEIALRLLINDENRSLVVLKVLETEQMTGDFSYEFRSVMEQLGENVRERIEVKTVQSSEPISAVVEASKKVDLTIAGTSRAWGIERQTLGRYTDELVIRCESSLLITRRYSQVASHLAGAFIKQSPAVNL; translated from the coding sequence ATGCCGACAGTTGTTTTAGTTTTAGTTGAAGTTTTGATTGTTATTGCTTTTTCTCGTTTGATGGGGATAGGGTTTCGCTGGCTGAAGCAACCTTTGGTGATTGGAGAAATTGTTGCCGGGATTATGCTTGGCCCTTCTTTATTTGGGTTGATTGCTCCTGATTTGGCGGGGTTTTTATTCCCAGCAAAAACTCTACCTTTTTTGGATGTTTTATCGGAGGTTGGGTTGATATTTTTTATGTTTTTAATTGGGTTAGAACTCGACCCAAAATATCTAAAAGGAAATTTAGATATTGCTATTTTAACTTCGCACGTTAGTATTTTAACGCCGTTTTCTTTGGGGAGTTTGCTGGCGTTGGGGCTTTATCCGCTGGTGTCGAATTCGAGTGTTTCTTTTACGGCTTTTGCTCTGTTTTTAGGGGCGGCTATGTCGATTACGGCGTTTCCGGTTTTGGCAAGAATTATTACAGAAAATAATTTGCAAGGAACTCGTTTAGGTACTTTGGCGCTTACTTGTGCGGCGGTGGATGATGTGACGGCTTGGTGTTTGTTGGCTGTGGCTATTGCGGTGACGAGAACTAATAGTTTTGTTGGGGCTTTGCCGACGATTTTTGAGGCGTTGCTTTATATTGGTTTTATGTTTACGGTAGGGCGTTGGGTGGCTGCTAAATTTGGGAAATATTATAAGCGAACAGGCCGGCTAACTCAGTTTATGTTGGCGGGTATTTATATTACAGTTGTGGCTTCGGCTTTGATTACAGAATTAATTGGAATTCATTTGATATTTGGGGCGTTTTTGGTTGGATCTGTAATGCCAAAAACGGGTAATTTGACGCGGGATATCGCAGAGAAGACGGAAGATTTTGTTTTGATTTTTTTGCTGCCAATTTTCTTTGCTTACAGTGGGTTGCGGACTGAAATCGGTTTGTTAAACCGGCCTGAATTATGGTTATTGTGTGGGGCAGTTTTAGCGGTGGCAATTATTGGCAAATATGTGGGTACTTATGTGGCGGCGCGGGTTTGTGGGATTGAGGAACGCGAGGCTTCGGCGCTTGGTTGGATGATGAATACTCGCGGTTTAACTGAGTTGATTGTGTTGAATATTGGGTTGAATTTTGGGGTGATTTCGCCGCTTTTGTTTACGATGTTGGTAATTATGGCGCTGGTGACTACTTTTATGACTTCGCCGCTTTTGGAATGGACTTATCCGAAGCATTTAATTAAATTGGATATGGTGGAACCGCAGCAGGGTGAAGTTGAGCCAAGTTATCAAGTTTTGGTGCCGGTGGCGAATCCGAGAACTCAAAAAGGTTTATTACAGTTGGCGTTAGGAATTGCTGGCAATAAATTACAACTGGCGGCGGTTTATCCGTTGAGTTTAATTGAGTTGGAAGAGGATTATTTATTTCAAAGTATGCCGATAGAAGCGGATCGTTTAATTCGAGAAAGGCATCAACGTTTGGATGAGTTAATTGCTACTTTGGAACCGCCAGAAATGCGGGAGGTGGTGCGTCCAATTGTGCGAATTTCTAATGATGTGGCGCGGGAAACTTCGCTGATTTCTAAAAATGATCAGGTGGATTTAATTTTGGTGGGATGGCACCGGCCGGCTTTTACTCAAAATCGTTTGGGGGGAAGAGTTGGGCAAATTCTTAGTAGTGCGCCGGTGGATGTGGCGGTGTTTGTGGATCGTGGACATAATCGCTTAAATTCTTTGTTGGTACCTTATTCGTCTAATAATCACGATGATTTGGCTTTTGAAATTGCTTTGCGGCTTTTAATTAATGATGAAAATCGCAGCTTAGTGGTTTTAAAGGTGCTGGAAACTGAGCAGATGACGGGTGATTTTAGTTATGAATTTCGCTCGGTTATGGAGCAGTTAGGGGAGAATGTTCGTGAGCGCATTGAGGTAAAAACTGTGCAATCTTCAGAGCCAATTTCTGCGGTGGTAGAGGCTTCTAAAAAGGTTGATTTGACAATTGCTGGAACGAGTCGTGCTTGGGGAATTGAGCGGCAAACTTTAGGACGTTATACGGATGAGTTGGTGATTCGCTGTGAGTCATCTTTGTTAATTACGCGGCGCTATTCTCAGGTGGCTTCTCACCTCGCTGGGGCGTTTATAAAGCAGTCTCCTGCTGTTAATTTGTAA
- a CDS encoding type II toxin-antitoxin system HigA family antitoxin, protein MTITFDRVTYSKLLSEIAPQAIETEEEYARLLKVAERLTFAKNTTPEETALHKLLVTLIEVYETEHYPMDKSLPHEILQHILESSGLSQADLADIMKSSSDVVSEVINGKRAVSKAQAKALGDYFKVSPSLFI, encoded by the coding sequence ATGACGATTACTTTTGACCGAGTTACTTATAGCAAACTCCTGTCAGAAATTGCTCCCCAAGCGATTGAGACTGAAGAGGAATACGCTCGCCTCCTGAAAGTAGCAGAGCGGCTAACTTTTGCGAAAAACACCACTCCAGAGGAGACAGCTTTACATAAATTGTTAGTAACGCTGATAGAAGTCTATGAGACAGAACACTATCCGATGGATAAAAGTTTGCCTCACGAGATTTTGCAACATATTCTCGAATCTAGCGGCCTTAGTCAAGCGGATTTAGCAGACATTATGAAGTCTTCGAGTGATGTTGTGTCTGAAGTTATCAACGGTAAACGGGCGGTTAGCAAAGCACAGGCTAAAGCACTTGGTGATTACTTTAAGGTGTCGCCTAGTTTGTTTATCTGA
- a CDS encoding rhomboid family intramembrane serine protease, with translation MIPIADNIQSQQKPVVTLFLIGLTVAVFLGELKLELTGELTEFLQNWGVVPANFARVAGDAIYQQNPAAAIILIFMAVRSLLGGIFLHGSFAQILGNMLFLWVFGKRVEEVLGGGKFLLFYVICGVSVGLVQIFAEPSLNVPLVGANGAMAGVLGGYLLRFPRAKIETILPMVVVFVPVELPVLFYGVWWFIQQWFYGIGSLAVEGGVNAAGVGYWVHGVGLIFGACLVWVWGKLKIFRKF, from the coding sequence ATGATTCCTATTGCAGATAATATTCAATCTCAACAAAAGCCGGTTGTTACTTTATTTTTAATTGGTTTGACGGTGGCGGTTTTTTTGGGGGAGTTGAAGTTAGAGTTAACGGGGGAGTTAACGGAGTTTTTGCAAAATTGGGGTGTGGTGCCGGCGAATTTTGCTAGGGTGGCTGGGGATGCGATTTATCAACAAAATCCGGCGGCGGCGATTATCTTAATTTTTATGGCTGTCCGTTCTTTGTTGGGGGGGATATTTTTGCACGGTAGTTTTGCTCAAATTTTGGGAAATATGTTGTTTTTGTGGGTTTTTGGAAAGCGGGTTGAGGAGGTTTTAGGAGGCGGGAAGTTTTTACTATTTTATGTGATTTGTGGTGTGAGTGTGGGGTTGGTTCAGATTTTTGCGGAACCGAGTTTAAATGTGCCTTTGGTGGGGGCAAATGGGGCTATGGCGGGGGTTTTGGGTGGTTATTTATTGCGGTTTCCGAGGGCGAAAATTGAGACGATTTTACCGATGGTTGTGGTGTTTGTGCCGGTGGAGTTGCCGGTGCTTTTCTATGGGGTTTGGTGGTTTATTCAGCAGTGGTTTTATGGTATTGGTTCTTTGGCGGTGGAAGGGGGGGTAAATGCGGCTGGTGTGGGGTATTGGGTGCATGGGGTAGGGTTGATTTTTGGGGCGTGTTTGGTTTGGGTATGGGGAAAGCTAAAGATTTTTAGAAAATTTTAA
- a CDS encoding FHA domain-containing protein, with protein MMQIRLVLEDAATGERREPVFNVPIAMGRDFAGMPVELNQRRVSRLVLNSGEISRFHALIDEENGGLVVVDQNSRNGIFVNGNRQTRSALANGDILQIGPYQITVSFAPITTQPTLAANSQIFFNPNTNIPDPRVAEPVVGGEFPPASFVEKQVVGVQDIYAMKLPVDEVDYGAIGAGLGSFIWVDFLRIFGVKPEQIIALGMEKEPYARYRRLCLNSQIPLHERLRSNSDSCPDNIWGWPSYALREAWRDFFKGNFAGSLKYLWQVFAEPTFAETYTPRSGNVFDSIDRESQRINWEQIYRYGRVRGIRKTDDGRYAIAYSRSSSEHREHAFLIARYVHLAPGYPAIQFLPDLQEYRQKTNDFKAVVNAYEDHHHIYEHLERKGGTILLRGRGIVASRIVQRVYEARLRNPNISLLHLMRSPKPQGNRFGKAQRKVVNHYELQPFNWPKANWGGDLRRVLELATPEQRKQLLTDWGGTTTAERGDWQHIVEEGLSRGWYKIEFGEVKKVEQENDRVVTYIQEKQFNGEVRLQADFVIDATGLDAHVKANPLLDDLVSCYQLPLNHLGRLCVSNEFELVEMRTNKGRMYAAGAVTLGGPYAPVDSFLGLQYAALCCVDSLAFIRAPGVKKINGFRSFVEWVKWVFNQSP; from the coding sequence ATGATGCAAATTCGCTTAGTTTTAGAAGATGCGGCGACGGGGGAAAGACGCGAGCCGGTGTTTAATGTACCGATTGCAATGGGACGGGATTTTGCGGGAATGCCGGTGGAATTAAATCAACGTAGAGTGTCGCGTTTGGTGTTGAATAGTGGCGAAATTTCGCGGTTTCATGCGTTAATTGATGAGGAAAATGGCGGGTTGGTTGTTGTTGACCAAAATAGCCGCAATGGAATTTTTGTTAATGGCAACCGGCAGACTCGTTCTGCTTTGGCAAATGGGGATATTTTACAAATTGGCCCTTATCAAATAACTGTTTCTTTTGCTCCAATCACAACTCAGCCAACGCTGGCGGCTAATTCGCAAATTTTCTTTAATCCTAATACAAATATTCCTGATCCAAGGGTGGCGGAGCCGGTGGTGGGGGGTGAGTTTCCCCCGGCTAGTTTTGTGGAGAAACAAGTGGTGGGGGTGCAAGATATTTATGCGATGAAGTTGCCGGTGGATGAGGTTGATTATGGGGCAATTGGGGCCGGTTTGGGTAGTTTTATTTGGGTGGATTTTTTAAGAATATTTGGGGTAAAACCTGAGCAAATTATAGCGCTGGGAATGGAAAAAGAACCCTATGCAAGATATCGCCGGCTTTGTTTAAATTCCCAGATTCCTTTGCATGAAAGATTGCGGTCTAATTCTGATTCTTGTCCTGATAATATTTGGGGATGGCCGAGTTATGCGTTGCGGGAAGCTTGGCGGGATTTTTTTAAGGGTAATTTTGCGGGAAGTTTGAAGTATTTATGGCAGGTTTTTGCGGAACCAACTTTTGCCGAAACTTATACACCTCGCAGTGGTAATGTTTTTGATTCAATAGATAGGGAAAGCCAGCGAATTAATTGGGAGCAAATTTATCGTTATGGACGGGTGAGGGGGATTCGGAAAACGGATGATGGGCGGTATGCGATTGCTTATTCTCGTTCGAGTTCTGAACACAGAGAACACGCTTTTTTAATTGCTCGTTATGTGCATTTGGCACCTGGTTATCCGGCGATTCAGTTTTTGCCTGATTTGCAAGAATATCGCCAAAAAACAAATGATTTTAAAGCGGTGGTGAATGCTTATGAAGACCACCACCATATTTATGAACATTTAGAGCGAAAAGGTGGGACAATTTTGTTGCGAGGTCGGGGAATTGTAGCATCAAGAATTGTGCAGAGAGTTTATGAGGCGCGGTTGCGAAATCCTAATATTTCTTTGCTACATTTAATGCGTTCGCCAAAACCGCAAGGTAATCGTTTTGGGAAGGCTCAAAGAAAGGTGGTGAATCATTATGAGTTGCAGCCTTTTAACTGGCCTAAAGCAAATTGGGGGGGTGATTTGCGCCGGGTTTTGGAGTTAGCTACTCCTGAACAACGCAAGCAATTATTAACAGATTGGGGGGGTACAACGACGGCGGAAAGAGGCGATTGGCAGCATATTGTTGAGGAGGGTTTGAGTCGGGGATGGTATAAAATTGAGTTTGGGGAAGTGAAAAAGGTTGAGCAGGAAAATGATAGGGTTGTGACTTATATTCAAGAGAAACAGTTTAATGGTGAGGTGCGTTTGCAGGCGGATTTTGTGATTGATGCAACGGGTCTTGATGCTCATGTGAAGGCAAATCCTTTGTTAGATGATTTGGTTAGTTGTTATCAGTTGCCGTTGAATCATTTGGGCCGGTTGTGTGTGAGTAATGAGTTTGAGTTGGTGGAAATGCGGACAAATAAGGGGCGAATGTATGCGGCGGGTGCTGTTACTTTGGGTGGGCCTTATGCGCCGGTTGATAGTTTTTTGGGGTTGCAATATGCGGCGCTTTGTTGTGTGGATAGTTTGGCTTTTATAAGGGCACCGGGTGTGAAAAAAATCAATGGTTTTAGGTCTTTTGTTGAGTGGGTGAAATGGGTTTTTAATCAATCGCCTTAA
- the hpsP gene encoding hormogonium polysaccharide biosynthesis glycosyltransferase HpsP has translation MKILQIIPSISLVYGGPSQMILGFAAALARQGIDVTILTTNSNGDQGQPPLDVPLDQPVFQDGYQVRYFRCSPFRRYKFSAELLQWLYQHTKEFDIAHIHALFSPVSTASAMICRNRKLPYILRPLGTLDPADLEKKKVLKKAYIALFEKPNLAGAAAIHFTSHQEAKVSAHFGLSTQDLIIPLGVNAPAPVSPKQTLETSSPCILFMSRIEPKKGLNILIPALEKLLSENINFHFILAGNNPQDAEYETKIRLQIEESTLANHTTITGFVSGEIKAKFLQESDIFVLPSYYENFGIAVAEAMVSGLPVVISNQVYIWQDVEKAKAGWVANCDVESLAGVLRLALQDPAERKQRGLNAQQYALKHYNWDNIAQKTIQIYQQILLSKNL, from the coding sequence ATGAAAATCTTACAAATTATTCCCTCAATTTCTCTTGTTTATGGCGGGCCAAGTCAAATGATTTTAGGCTTTGCTGCTGCCCTTGCCCGTCAAGGAATTGATGTCACGATTTTAACTACTAATTCTAATGGCGATCAGGGTCAACCACCGCTGGATGTACCCCTCGATCAACCGGTTTTTCAAGACGGTTATCAAGTGCGATATTTTCGGTGTTCTCCGTTTCGCCGGTATAAGTTTTCTGCGGAGTTATTGCAGTGGTTATATCAACACACAAAAGAGTTTGATATTGCTCATATTCATGCTTTATTTTCTCCTGTAAGTACCGCAAGCGCGATGATTTGTAGGAATCGAAAATTGCCTTATATTTTGCGGCCTTTGGGAACGCTTGATCCGGCAGATTTAGAAAAGAAAAAAGTTTTAAAAAAAGCTTATATTGCTTTGTTTGAAAAACCCAACTTAGCCGGTGCAGCGGCCATTCATTTTACCAGTCATCAAGAAGCAAAAGTTTCAGCACACTTTGGTTTATCAACCCAAGATTTAATTATTCCTTTGGGGGTGAATGCACCGGCGCCGGTGTCACCAAAACAAACACTCGAAACTTCCTCACCGTGCATTTTATTCATGTCTCGAATAGAACCAAAAAAAGGCTTAAATATACTGATTCCTGCTTTAGAAAAACTGTTATCAGAAAACATAAATTTTCATTTTATCCTGGCCGGCAATAATCCCCAAGATGCGGAATACGAAACAAAAATCCGGCTGCAAATTGAAGAATCTACTCTTGCTAATCACACTACCATCACGGGATTTGTTTCTGGGGAAATTAAAGCGAAATTTTTGCAAGAATCCGATATTTTTGTCTTGCCTTCCTATTACGAAAACTTTGGTATTGCGGTTGCCGAAGCTATGGTATCTGGGTTGCCGGTGGTGATTTCTAATCAAGTTTATATTTGGCAAGATGTGGAAAAAGCAAAAGCCGGTTGGGTAGCAAATTGTGATGTGGAATCTTTGGCCGGTGTGCTACGTTTAGCGTTACAAGATCCTGCCGAAAGAAAACAGCGAGGTTTAAATGCCCAACAGTATGCTTTAAAACATTATAACTGGGATAATATTGCTCAAAAAACCATCCAAATTTATCAACAAATTTTACTGTCTAAAAACTTATAA